A segment of the Panicum hallii strain FIL2 chromosome 1, PHallii_v3.1, whole genome shotgun sequence genome:
CTGGAACAACTTTGCACCTTAGCATTGACACCATCAGGGGCGATTCTACCCTCACTCTTGTACCTGAGGTACTCGGCGCGGGTGAACTTGGTGAAGCCCCTGAAAAAAGAATACAATTTACCAAACAAGTCAAATTCAAACCAATCGTCAGTGCTATGACATGATATTGAGTTCAATAGAAATCAACTTCATTCCCACATACCACTTCCTGCTGCGGATGATCTTTTGGCGGCCAGGGAACTTGAACTTGGCGCGGCGGAGGGCTTCTTCAGCGTGATTAGCATTGCTTTCCTTGCAGCGTACAGAGAGGAGGACCTGACCAATGTCCACACGAGCACAGGTACCCTGGGGCTTGCCAAAAGCACCCCTCATTCCAGTCTGGAGCCTATCAGCCCCGGCACATGAAAGCATCTTGTTGATACGAAGGACATGGAACGGATGGACCCTGACCCTCAGGTGGAAGGCATCCTTTCCAGCACTCTTGGTCATGTACTTGTTGCAAGCAATGCGGGCAGCCTCAAGAGCCTCACTGGAAACATTCTCCTTCTCCCAGCTAACCAGGTGGACACAGAAGGGGAACTCATCCACTCCCTTCCTCTTCATGCCAACATCATAGATCCTGATCTTGGGGTCAGGAACACCTCGACAGTACCTTGACTTCGGGTATGGCTTGTTCTTGATCTGGCGGTAGCATCTAGCCGGTCCTGGTAAGAAAACAACAAAGCACCTAGTTATAACCAATGTGCAGAAAATGGCATCAAATCACAGGACAGCATTCTGAAATAAAACTGCAGACATGGAAAATAAAGCACCCACAGCCACCTTACCCTCCTACCACAATATTTTATTACAGAAGTGCAATCTCAA
Coding sequences within it:
- the LOC112878755 gene encoding 60S ribosomal protein L10-1, whose product is MGRRPARCYRQIKNKPYPKSRYCRGVPDPKIRIYDVGMKRKGVDEFPFCVHLVSWEKENVSSEALEAARIACNKYMTKSAGKDAFHLRVRVHPFHVLRINKMLSCAGADRLQTGMRGAFGKPQGTCARVDIGQVLLSVRCKESNANHAEEALRRAKFKFPGRQKIIRSRKWGFTKFTRAEYLRYKSEGRIAPDGVNAKLLGVHGPLSKRAPGKAFLADNIQASA